Proteins encoded in a region of the Kryptolebias marmoratus isolate JLee-2015 linkage group LG14, ASM164957v2, whole genome shotgun sequence genome:
- the oacyl gene encoding O-acyltransferase like protein, translated as MAPGWVGVFLLAGVCGALEELQTHNVSQKCMKDINTFLWEINQDKPKEYAVLMYDAFGKMGSGVEGGNVNQPGLLQQCRSTAGPGFCGQYCQVFLKQGAVHYFVGVCVPDSCGEEDVKKLLLDDRLQLNLMSLVPPLPSILSNRSAQEMIMTHCLSNAPEPDASGVACMFVCCVMIAVPLAATLFTAIIGSEQSRAVSPTVEFPHSNSGPNFYGTLKTNGLSSCERNGGTPEENYRSSSVQWCTSRRCVYGCLQAFSLQTTCRSVFSFSSSVTCGSYSSLNGIRVLSLLWIICGHSTQFPVINNLDNYKTWRKRVESSPIYIFTISGPVFLAVDTFLLLGGLLSARSLLKSIDKAEDKLTLSLVTDYLFRRIKRIQPLHLFIMCLTISLISLVHWGPYWFPFMDTMMDCKTYWWANLLLISNLLPVHEICIPWTWYLSLDFQCYATTPLLVYFYRLKKSVFAVVVGGLLLMSTVASAVTTAHLHLPVFQPSTMTSENYVLYYYVKPYTRYGPFLLGILMGMYLTAKKDPLLNHKWQAALGWFCCLSLMASLVGFAYFLKETPAHPSLPHAVYQGLHRPVWALTVSWIILACEEGYGGFIKELLSFSFWVPVSNISFACYLIHPVFIILYNGLQETPIHYSDINFMYLFLGHLVLTLVVSCALTVLVEKPFLFLKWSSK; from the exons ATGGCCCCTGGCTGGGTTGGGGTTTTTCTGTTGGCGGGGGTCTGTGGTGCACTGGAAGAGCTGCAGACCCACAATGTGTCGCAAAAATGCATGAAGGACATCAACACGTTCCTCTGGGAGATTAACCAAGACAAGCCAAAGGAATATGCTGTTCTCA TGTACGATGCATTTGGGAAGATGGGCAGCGGCGTCGAAGGAGGCAACGTCAACCAGCCTGGTCTGCTGCAGCAGTGTCGCTCTACAGCCGGCCCCGGCTTCTGTGGACAGTACTGCCAGGTGTTCCTAAAGCAg GGAGCTGTCCATTATTTTGTGGGTGTTTGTGTTCCTGACTCCTGTGGGGAAGAGGATgtaaaaaaactgctgctggaTG ACAGACTTCAGTTGAATCTGATGTCCCTTGTGCCTCCATTGCCCTCCATCCTGAGCAATCGGTCCGCTCAGGAGATGATCATGACTCACTGTTTGTCCAACGCACCTGAACCTGATGCATCCGGTGTTGCCTGCAT gTTTGTGTGTTGTGTTATGATAGCAGTCCCTCTCGCAGCCACCCTTTTTACAGCCATAATAGGGTCCGAACAGAGCAGGGCCGTCAGTCCTACCGTAGAGTTTCCTCATTCAAACAGTGGCCCTAACTTTTATGGCACTCTGAAGACTAATGGCCTGTCCAGCTGTGAAAGAAACGGCGGCACACCAGAAGAAAACT ACCGCTCCAGCTCTGTTCAGTGGTGTACTTCTCGGCGCTGTGTGTACGGATGCCTTCAGGCATTCTCGCTGCAAACTACCTGCAGGAGCGTCTTCAGCTTCTCTTCCTCAGTCACATGTGGAAGCTACTCCTCGCTCAATGGCATACGCGTTCTCAGCCTGTTGTGGATCATCTGCGGCCACTCTACACAGTTCCCAGTCATTAACAACCTGG ataactacAAAACTTGGAGGAAGAGAGTAGAAAGCAGCCCGATTTATATATTTACCATCAGCGGGCCTGTTTTCCTGGCTGTAGACACCTTCTTATTACTTGG ggGTCTGCTTAGTGCCAGGTCCCTGCTGAAGTCCATCGACAAGgctgaggacaaactgacccTCAGTCTGGTTACAGACTATCTCTTCAGGAGGATTAAAAG GATTCAGCCTCTGCATCTGTTTATTATGTGTCTAACTATCAGCCTCATCTCTTTGGTCCATTGGGGACCCTACTGGTTCCCGTTTATGGACACGATGATGGATTGTAAAACCTATTGGTGGGCTAACCTACTGCTGATTAGCAATCTTCTCCCAGTCCATGAGATA TGCATCCCTTGGACTTGGTACTTGTCTTTAGACTTCCAGTGTTATGCCACCACTCCTCTGTTGGTCTATTTTTACCGACT CAAAAAAAGTGTGTTTGCAGTTGTGGTAGGAGGCCTTCTGCTGATGTCCACTGTGGCCAGCGCTGTCACAACTGCACACCTGCACCTACCAGTCTTCCAACCATCAACAAT gACATCAGAAAACTACGTTTTGTACTACTATGTGAAACCCTACACAAGATATGGACCATTTCTACTGGGGATTCTGATGGGAATGTACCTGACAGCAAAGAAAGATCCACTGCTAAATCACAAG TGGCAGGCAGCACTTGGTTGGTTCTGCTGTTTGTCACTGATGGCTTCGCTGGTTGGATTCGCCTACTTCCTGAAGGAGACCCCCGCCCACCCGTCTCTGCCTCATGCTGTGTATCAGGGGCTCCACAGACCAGTCTGGGCCCTGACTGTGAGCTGGATCATACTGGCCTGTGAGGAAGGCTACGgag gttttatCAAAGAGCTTTTATCATTTAGTTTCTGGGTTCCTGTTTCCAACATTAGCTTCGCCTGCTACCTGATTCATCCCGTCTTCATCATCCTCTACAACGGCCTGCAGGAGACTCCAATCCACTACTCTGACATCAACTTT ATGTACCTGTTCCTCGGCCACCTGGTGCTGACGCTGGTGGTGAGCTGTGCGCTCACGGTGTTAGTGGAGAAGCCCTTCCTCTTCCTGAAATGGAGCAGCAAGTAG
- the alpk2 gene encoding alpha-protein kinase 2, whose translation MDPSLLYPDDQTPAPTVCQSGDSHIVSVLLSAHEPGTETESGLLDVTDESTLNASTDANSLKCLPHSCHGSQYFSVCLEPLLRNDTKEHRCLNSPEPESEASPLLPRDFLPVQSSSAESEVKQEPPPSFSHTKVVTSPESSKDVRPRSEALTKPPLTVPFSTSSFSFERTSYFRSLSAQSDSLDSDAMVGPMSDLYIFEGDTHGFILSQTVDPSEITPPEYLPLSQTEMEKADHDCSPNVLMCDSEGIVSQCHHGFSEEQAIENNLSEVSQHEELRPPAADAWEVELVSVSGVRSAKAEVADLSLHLQRSDSPVELWVDAHQDLTGEGEEDVEVLDKASHLMMQEHQVSDYSNDSKRIGCSIDDSKGWGPPIKRWSSVDSWATALSDWTEIVEDPSEDIAAAFAEIGAEIDALTQSLDKLNAHTESDTLQENLKTTEQEGAQENMGVQDPNLKTQSIPESSIHSDQSCLPLGLEARGPEHQDNSNSKIVESSCDPENTTEGERKLAELPFVGSPRVTVAFSEGYSTDMTEIALRTVNASCSGLDLSQSDGYLKTFEDDIFLSSEAHPIKLNITEDTDLIIHPELVFKKPCGDGLCQVTDECSLSQRGSVDEQEVTFEGNTCPTDPDIFNRLSPTNPGVDRQVYPYTDEWFNALPDLLGESQVELQLGSFGFTTHLAPHSSDSSFIGQTSSSSEADQTQIDCLGCDHVQCSTPCSSPDGVTDKPFEEGDEELILKKQNTIIPTEKPSPDGVQEPHTKNTKQSFLTVTEEITNLSRELVNFAFLPLDHFVISENNRVAYFTLDIDDPFIPRPATPTFKPTELEGLELKMPHKTHKNPAESKARSKKEKSGGHHHSGQAHKKQENTPHHVSTQQTCKQQESRPTTGESHIIENSEAGIEVKDAKIVIETSTGGAEKKPHGKKKKKHGQGATVKSEGEPSVDVGNGAKPKTTMGRVDMFEAKLGAKTGKAQRDGNQSVSAEKKSKQPEEKVPQEEQPLPHTDHKNFQTKNSHSSNDKVIKRRRMSGDKFGKIVSALESKLPKTVASVKPKEEESQGNVGVARKKPYSEVVKQKIPPPKEDPKVVQPIQAASVSGDPQSLCLWCQFAAVHSDYTVTWSREGTVLAESKRSAGDESRVTLNITNATHKDLGRFECRLSSSHGAVTLDYLLTYEVLSEIVIPASPKIISSPAVDVSSEEEDAHFSKLFFREDFLSEQYFGENHPISIITEKDHFGEGMHRRAFRTTLKAGQIPLLVPGHACVLKVHNSISYGTKNNDELVQKNFNLAVEECQVQNTAREYIKAYTSAAQSVDAFGDVPEIIPIYLVHRPSNDVPYATLEEELIGDFVKYSVKDGKEINLMRRDSEPGQKCCAFQHWVYQNTEGNLLVTDMQGVGMKLTDVGIATCKKGYKGFKGNCATSFIDQFKALHQCNKYCEILGLSSLQPKPKKASAAPKPKPQPSAAPKKKIFGPTVKGKS comes from the exons ATGGATCCCTCACTCCTTTACCCAGACGACCAAACACCAGCTCCCACAGTCTGTCAGAGTGGGGATTCAcacattgtttctgttttgttgtctgcACATGAACCAGGGACAGAGACTGAATCTGGGCTCTTAGACGTGACTGATGAATCTACACTAAACGCTTCCACTGACGCAAATAGTTTAAAGTGCTTGCCGCACAGCTGTCATGGCTCACaatatttttcagtttgcttAGAGCCTTTACTGAGGAATGATACGAAGGAACACAGGTGTTTGAATTCACCAGAGCCTGAAAGTGAAGCGTCGCCTCTTTTGCCTCGTGACTTCCTTCCAGTTCAGTCCTCTTCTGCAGAGTCTGAGGTAAAACAAGAACCACCACCCTCCTTCTCTCACACAAAGGTAGTTACTTCACCTGAATCTTCTAAGGATGTACGACCCAGATCTGAGGCTTTGACGAAACCGCCTCTCACTGTGCCTTTCTCTACCTCCAGCTTCAGTTTTGAACGCACTTCTTACTTTAGATCGTTATCAGCTCAGTCTGATAGTTTAGACAGTGATGCAATGGTAGGACCCATGTCAGACCTTTATATTTTTGAAGGTGACACACATGGCTTCATCCTCAGCCAAACTGTAGATCCCAGTGAGATTACACCCCCTGAATACCTGCCATTatcacaaacagaaatggaGAAGGCAGACCATGACTGTAGTCCAAATGTCCTGATGTGTGATTCAGAAGGCATTGTGTCACAATGCCATCACGGCTTTAGTGAGGAACAAGCTATAGAGAACAACTTGTCAGAGGTGAGTCAACATGAAGAGTTACGACCACCTGCTGCAGATGCCTGGGAGGTGGAGCTGGTGTCGGTAAGTGGTGTGAGATCAGCGAAAGCAGAGGTCGCTGATTTAAGCCTCCATCTGCAGCGCAGCGACAGCCCAGTCGAACTCTGGGTGGACGCACATCAGGATCTGACAGGCGAGGGCGAAGAAGACGTGGAGGTCTTGGACAAAGCGAGTCATCTTATGATGCAAGAACATCAGGTGTCAGATTACAGCAATGACAGCAAGAGGATTGGCTGCTCCATCGATGACTCTAAAGGTTGGGGACCACCGATTAAGAGGTGGTCATCAGTGGACAGCTGGGCAACTGCACTCTCAGACTGGACTGAGATCGTCGAGGATCCATCAGAAGATATTGCAGCTGCCTTCGCAGAGATAGGAGCTGAGATAGACGCTTTGACACAATCACTAGACAAGTTGAATGCTCACACAGAGTCGGATACTCTGcaagaaaatctaaaaacaacagAGCAGGAAGGAGCTCAGGAGAATATGGGTGTTCAGGATCCAAATCTAAAGACCCAAAGTATCCCAGAGAGCTCCATTCACTCCGACCAGAGCTGTCTCCCCTTGGGCCTTGAAGCAAGAGGACCTGAACATCAGGACAACAGTAATTCAAAGATTGTTGAATCCTCATGTGACCCAGAAAACACCACAGAAGGAGAACGGAAGCTTGCAGAGCTTCCATTTGTGGGTTCACCCAGGGTGACAGTGGCCTTTTCTGAAGGGTACTCAACAGATATGACTGAGATCGCTCTGAGGACTGTAAATGCTTCTTGCTCTGGTTTGGATCTTTCTCAGTCTGATGGATATTTAAAGACCTTTGAGGATGATATTTTCCTGAGCAGTGAAGCCCATCCAATCAAACTGAATATAACAGAAGACACAGATTTGATCATTCATCCAGAGCTGGTATTTAAAAAG CCTTGTGGAGATGGACTGTGTCAAGTGACCGATGAATGCAGCTTGTCACAGCGAGGCTCAGTGGACGAGCAGGAGGTTACTTTTGAAGGAAACACGTGTCCCACAGATCCTGATATCTTCAACAGACTTTCTCCAACAAACCCAGGTGTGGACAGACAGGTTTATCCTTACACAGATGAGTGGTTTAACGCTTTGCCAGATCTTCTCGGCGAAAGCCAGGTTGAGTTACAATTGGGGAGTTTTGGGTTTACTACTCACTTAGCCCCTCACAGCAGTGACTCTTCTTTCATCGGTCAAACAAGCAGCAGTTCGGAAGCTGATCAGACTCAAATCGACTGCTTGGGTTGTGATCATGTACAATGCTCGACTCCCTGCTCGAGTCCGGATGGAGTTACTGACAAACCATTTGAGGAAGGCGATGAGGAGCTGATTCTTAAAAAGCAGAATACAATAATCCCCACTGAGAAGCCTTCACCAGATGGAGTACAGGAGCCACAcaccaaaaacaccaaacagagTTTCCTCACTGTAACAGAGGAGATCACTAATCTCAGTCGAGAACTAGTAAACTTTGCTTTTTTACCTCTAGATCATTTTGTCATCTCCGAGAATAACCGCGTTGCATACTTCACTTTAGATATAGATGATCCCTTTATACCCAGGCCAGCTACACCCACTTTTAAACCTACAGAACTTGAAGGGCTAGAGTTGAAGATGCCCCACAAAACTCATAAGAATCCTGCAGAGAGCAAAGCACGCTCCAAAAAGGAGAAATCTGGTGGTCACCATCACAGTGGGCAGgctcacaaaaaacaagagaacaCACCCCATCATGTTTCCACGCAGCAGACCTGCAAACAGCAGGAAAGTCGTCCCACAACAGGAGAAAGTCACATTATTGAGAACAGCGAAGCTGGGATTGAGGTCAAGGATGCTAAAATTGTGATTGAGACCAGCACAGGAGGGGCTGAGAAGAAGCCGCAtggcaagaagaaaaagaaacatggtCAGGGTGCGACTGTCAAGAGTGAAGGGGAGCCATCAGTTGACGTGGGCAATGGAGCAAAACCAAAAACTACAATGGGAAGGGTGGATATGTTTGAGGCCAAGCTTGGGGCCAAAACCGGGAAGGCTCAGAGGGACGGTAATCAGTCAGTTAGTGCTGAGAAAAAGTCCAAGCAACCGGAGGAAAAAGTGCCCCAGGAAGAACAACCTCTGCCCCACACAGATCACAAAAACTTCCAGACAAAAAATTCCCACTCTTCAAATGACAAGGTCATCAAAAGGAGGCGGATGTCAGGAGATAAATTTGGAAAAATCGTCAGTGCTTTGGAGTCTAAACTACCAAAGACAGTTGCTTCAGTGAAACCAAAAGAAGAGGAGAGCCAGGGGAATGTCGGAGTAGCTCGCAAGAAGCCGTACAGCGAGGtggtcaaacagaaaataccACCACCAAAGGAAG ATCCTAAGGTGGTGCAGCCTATCCAGGCAGCCTCTGTGAGCGGGGACCCTCAGAGTCTCTGTCTGTGGTGCCAATTTGCTGCAGTCCACTCAGACTACACCGTGACCTGGAGCAGAGAGGGGACCGTCCTGGCTGAGAGCAAAAGAAG TGCAGGGGATGAGAGCAGAGTGACGCTGAACATCACCAACGCCACCCACAAAGACCTGGGCAGGTTCGAGTGTCGGCTCAGCAGCTCACATGGTGCGGTCACCCTGGACTACCTGCTCACATATGAAG TTCTCAGTGAAATTGTCATCCCTGCATCTCCAAAGATCATTTCAT CTCCAGCTGTAGACGTGTCCAGTGAAGAAGAGGATGCCCACTTTTCCAAGCTCTTTTTCAGGGAGGATTTTCTCTCAGAGCAGTACTTCGGAGAGAACCATCCCATCAGCATCATCACTGAAAAAGATCACTTCGGAGAGGGGATGCATCGGCGAGCTTTCCGGACCACGCTGAAGGCAGGTCAGATACCCCTGCTGGTACCCGGACACGCCTGTGTGCTCAAGGTGCACAACTCTATCAGCTATGGGACCAAGAACAACGACGAGCTCGTTCAGAAAAACTTCAATCTGGCTGTAGAG GAGTGTCAGGTCCAGAACACAGCGAGGGAGTACATCAAGGCCTACACCTCCGCTGCTCAGTCCGTCGATGCCTTCGGAGACGTCCCAGA GATTATTCCCATCTACCTGGTTCACCGTCCATCCAACGACGTGCCCTACGCCACACTGGAAGAGGAGCTAATTGGTGACTTTGTCAAGTATTCGGTCAAGGATGGCAAAGAGATCAACCTGATGAGACGCGACTCAGAGCCGGGGCAGAAATGCTGCGCTTTCCAGCACTGGGTCTACCAAAACACTGAGGGCAATCTGCTGGTCACTGACATGCAAG GTGTTGGCATGAAGCTCACAGATGTGGGAATAGCAACCTGTAAAAAAGG ATACAAGGGGTTCAAAGGAAACTGTGCCACCTCTTTTATTGACCAGTTCAAAGCTTTGCATCAGTGCAACAAGTACTGTGAGATCCTGGGGCTCAGCTCTCTTCAGCCCAAACCCAAAAAGGCCTCGGCTGCTCCCAAACCTAAGCCCCAACCCTCTGCTGCTCccaagaagaaaatatttgggCCAACAGTGAAGGGCAAGTCctaa